DNA from Candidatus Aminicenantes bacterium:
ATCAACAGGAGGATAGCGATGGCAAATAGACCCCAACCCCAACGTCGAAGCAATAAAAAGTTTTATTTTTCGCGCAAAAAATTCTGTGTGTTCTGTAAGGACCGGGTCCAGTTCATTGATTACAAGAACTACAAGCCCCTGGAACGTTTCATGATGGAGACGGGCAAGATCGTTCCATCCCGGGTGAGCGGCGTGTGTTCCTACCACCAGAAACAGTTGACCAAGGCCATCAAGCGGGCGCGTCATATGGCGCTGCTCCAGTTTGCCGAGTCCAGGAGGGGTTGACATGAAGGTATTGCTGACTAGAGAAGTCGACAAACTTGGAATCGTGGGAGATGTGGTGGATGTGAAGCCCGGCTATGCCCGGAATTTCCTTTTGCCCCGGGGGCTGGCGCTGAACGTGACTCCCCACAACGTCGCCCTTATGGAACGCAGGAAAATCAAGTACTTGAAGGAGTTGGAATCCCTGCGTGAGAAGGCGGAAGCCCAGAAGGAATCCCTGGAAGCCGTGCTCCTGGAATTCGAACGCAAGGCCGGGGAGAACGGCGTTTTGTTTGGATCCGTTACCACCACGGACATAGAGACATACCTGGCGGAGAAAGGATTTGAAGTGGATCGCAAACGCTTTCACCTGCCTGAAGCCATCAAGAAAGTGGGTGAGTTCACCTGCCTGTTCAAATTGCATCCGGAAGTAACCGCTGAAATGCGCATTAG
Protein-coding regions in this window:
- a CDS encoding 50S ribosomal protein L9, with protein sequence MKVLLTREVDKLGIVGDVVDVKPGYARNFLLPRGLALNVTPHNVALMERRKIKYLKELESLREKAEAQKESLEAVLLEFERKAGENGVLFGSVTTTDIETYLAEKGFEVDRKRFHLPEAIKKVGEFTCLFKLHPEVTAEMRIRVKPEGEMEPVAVTEEPQTAADEPNTEGAKPEEIEEQSADSDEKSQSDSEDLTGD
- the rpsR gene encoding 30S ribosomal protein S18; translated protein: MANRPQPQRRSNKKFYFSRKKFCVFCKDRVQFIDYKNYKPLERFMMETGKIVPSRVSGVCSYHQKQLTKAIKRARHMALLQFAESRRG